The Ranitomeya variabilis isolate aRanVar5 chromosome 7, aRanVar5.hap1, whole genome shotgun sequence DNA window cgacaccattggttttaccatggcttgtactagaaaacaggaaacaaattccaagtgcggtgaaattgcaaaaaaagtgcagtcccacactgtttttttgtttggcttttttgctaggttcactactagaattatgattctccaggtcattacgagttcatagacacctaacatgtctaggttcttctttatctaagtggtgaaaaaaaaatccaaactctgctaaaaacaaacaaacaaaatattGCGCcattctccatttttcatgatctggggtcaggtgagggcttattttttgcgtgccgagctgacgattttaatgataccattttgtgcATATACGatctttgatcacccattattgcattttaatgtaatgttgtggcgaccaaaaaaaacgtaattctggcgttttgacttttttctcgctacgctgtttagcgatgaggttaatcctttttttattgatagatcaggtgattctgaacgcggcaataccaaatatgtgtaggtttgattttttttttattgttttattttgaatgcggcaaaaggggggtgatttgaacttttatatatttttaaaaaacatttttctttaacttttggcatgcttcaatagcctccatgggagactagaatctgccatagcccgatcggctctgctacatacaggcgatgatcagttcgCCTCTATGGAGCTggtttactgacttgctatgagcgccgaccactgggtggcgctcatatcaatccagcactgacaaccatagaggtctccaggagacctctggttgtcatgcagacGATGctgatattattacaggatggtattattattacaagatggggacatcattacaggaaggggatattattacagaatggaggatattattacaggataggggatGCTATTACAAGATggtgatattattacaggaaggggacattattacaggatggagatattattacaggacaggggtcaTTATTACAGAATGGGTTGATATTGTTATAGGATAGGGTATATTATTAcaagatgaggacattattacaggaatggggatattattacaggacagggggacattattacaggatggggatattattacaggacaggggtcattattacaggatggggaaattattgcaggataggggatattattacaagatggggacattattacaggatggggatattattacaggacaggggtcattattacaggatgtggatattattacaggatggggatattattacaggacagggggacACTATTACAGGATGGGGATATTGTTGCAGGACAGGGGTCATTATTATAGGAtgaggatattattacaggatggggatattattacaggacagggggacactattacaggatggggatattattacaggacaggAAGACACTATTACAGGATGGGGATATTGTTACAGGACAGGggtcattattataggaaggggataTTATTACAAGATGGGGGACTTTATtacaagatggaggacattattacataagGGGGATATCATTACAGGATGGAGATATTATTACATTATGTGAACAGTGCCGCATACAGATgtttgtgcactaatataccaaatatccaccccctccatggattggtaggttgAGAGTGATTATTTAATTGGTGTTGCTGCACCTGTGCTgccgccatctttaattgggtccgctgcaccctgatagtgcatttgtttggaggcgtgGGCAGGTAAACAtttctgccttttttctgctgtttttttttaataattttggagAATTTCTAAGTTCTCTTTTTGTGGCTTTAACATGTATGTCTCCATCCAAGAAGTATTAGCTCTTTTTTCAATCGGCGGGATCACTGGTTGTGTGCTGGACATTGGTGATGGTGTGACCCATTCTGTCCCAATATCTGAGGGTTACTACGCCCAGTTTCTAATAAGCCTCTGCCACATCCCCATTCCTCATTTTATCGAGTGCTCTACAACCCCCGCTTTCATAATGAGAGATGTAAAAACAAAacgatgcaacatttttaatgtAACCTAATtggataaaattattttttagccccaaatatgtgCATGTAAGTAAAAAAAATGACCCCAGAGGTGCACAGAGCTTGATTGCAGGCAAGGACTATATGACTACCTGGTTGTCAGGTGTTTGGTCTAGTTATACTGTTGAACTATTAGCATTTTGTCTCACTATCACCACCCTGTGGCTGTTTTTATTAATTGCACTATTATAATCAATATCACGTCGATTATATGAACGTCCATCCGCCGTCTTTTTAAATTGCTTTAATTTTGTATTCTCAACAATTGCTTTGGATTCTTTAATTTATGTctattatttgttttattattcATTCAGAATTTAGTTGTAGGGTTTTATACTCATGAGTCCAGTACTGCCTCCATTATTTCTTACAGGAATGTGCATGCTACCTGATAACCATTGTTTCCTTTATACTGACTTGAGAACTTCACCGATTGGCCACATGGTGGCAGAAGTGTTCAGCGTTCACATAATCCATGGGCACAGCAAaatattatatggcggtattatacagTGTCTGTATGGCGGTTATATTtagtcactatatggcagtattatcagtCAGTGTATTCCTGTGGACACAATCTGTCGTGTGACAATATAATGAGGAGATATCACACTAGAAAAGCCGTGTGTGCAGCCCCGGTCTATGGTGGTATTGAGGAGATTATAATAAAGCTCCGCGTGGGAGGAGTTACTGTGTTAGCCAATCACAGTGTTTGCTCAGACATGCAAATTAGCTGAGGGGACAAAAGGACATAACTTTAggcgcccatacacattagatccgTGTAGGACCTGCGGACCATCTGATATGTATGGGGGCCACTTGACTCTTTACTGACAGACGATAATGGGGGCGAAGAAGGATCTACCATGATGAAATACAGCTCCCGATCTCTGCTCGGAGAGGAATCTGGCAGTGAATAACTCCTGTCTTTGATGGAGAATACGCGCATGCTCGGCcaaactgagcatgcatgtgtataatgGAGTCAGCCATCTTGATTCTCTACGATCAGTCTCCTTAcactatttttccaagagtaatacATACCACAGAGATAGCTCTTGTATTTGCTAAAGCTGCCCTCAAGTTTTCCCAGTGGGTAGAAGTTAAACAGGACTTTTCCTCTTTGGAAATTTTGGAAAACCCAAGTCTGTGTCTTCAGTATCTTCCATGAATAATGACGCAAGTGTGGTCCACAGTTATTCCTAATGATCCCCCCATACACATGTATGCTCAGCTCAGCCAAGAGGTAGAGTGGAGTAAGCTGCTGCCAGAGACCTTTGTCGTTGGCTTTTTCTCCCTTAAAAATAAAGGATCATTTatgtccttatttttttttttttttaagtatcaaACTTTTTGTAGATTTATTACcaagtcttaaaaaaaaattacaatttgagAATCCTaagtggttgatacttttttaatggccaactgaaaagatgaattacagctttcgagactactcgggtctTTTCagtaaagcttgcaatttgttaccgtcttttcagtatcaaccaccgaggactctcaaattgtaatatttttctatctattggctaagacggtacaaagatatatatttttcctttaCCAAATTACTCTGTTAGAACAACGCAGCTACAATTTGATTGATAGTTTCTTTCGAAAAACTTGAAGCGCCCGCGGTGTATTTTTCAGGAGTATAAAATCCGCATTGTCCGATAAGAAAAGGAGATCACAGAGAGTCCGAGGTTGACAAGCACAAACATGTTTATTGTACGTCAAGAGGAAGGTCCGTCCGGAGGACGCCAGCGACAGACTGAAAGGAGGGTTTGTGGGAGGAAAGAAAATGGAACAACTCCATTACTTGGACCAAGCGGCACCTCCTGCAAACATGCATCCACTTTCCATGAATACCCTTAAGAGCAGAAACTGTGAACAGCACACGGTCATTTCGTGGAGGCCTGTACTGAGATTCATCTAATACAACATATCAAAGAGTAACGAAACTTTCaaaaaagttatgaaactttgcaaatcacaaTTTGTTTTTGttctcgttaaaaaaaaaaaaaaagaaaataaatggctTCCAAACCCCGGCTGTTCCCCAGTTTATTTTCATGCCTTTTTCTGCATTCATATtagtcatttggagtacagatgttgGCAGTGAAAGTTGCCGATCCTTTAACCACCAGCATCAGTCCTCCGAAGGAGTACATTCTGATATCAACGGAAGGCAAATATTTATTAAGTTATGTcatttttctttttacaagaatGAACAAATCCTCTAATAAAGTGATTTGTAAAATTGTCATAAATTTCCACATTGGacaaaatgataaaaataaataaaagttttagATACTCTTAACTTTTCATTACGCGACAGATTACACTTCTCATTCCCGCTCATTTACCTTTTTGTTTTCTATGTTTCACTTCCTGCTGCCTTATAAGGAGAAACCAAAACAAGTCTGTGTACCACAGTGAGGCAGCGTACTGTACAGCAGATCAAACTTCCTAATACATGTGCCAAGATGATGGTCTTGATAACAGGAGGTCAACTGGATGCCTGAATACTTTAAAAAGGTGGACGACTGGCTCCCAGCACTTACATATATCTCCACCATTTCCTCCTGGCTGTAAACCAGAAGTAATATTTAGGAAGCCTCTTGTTCCTATCTGATGGGTGTAGCACACAAAAATGGCTGCTTCTTGCGTTGAAGACAGGTCCAACGTATCTACACTTTCTGTTTTCCCTTCTTTCTGGTTTAGGGCCTCCTGGTATTCCACACTGGAATTCTGCATATCTATATGTTTATTTTTCCCCCCCAGAAAGGTGACTCCTGGTACATCTGGATTGTCAGAGCTGGTTCTACAAAATACCTGTATCTGTTCGACCTATAACCAGAAGCAGATGGTGACAACCACAAAATCTACTGACGAACGTGTTTGCCTCTCggtgatttttttttgttagatatCATAGTGAATCACACAGACCGGACTTTCCGAGAAGATCCGAACAAGTCAACACCGTCGTCATGTTTTATTGAATCCTTGACAGATATCACATGGACTGATGTCCAACCGGACGGGTAAAAGTAAAACATCTATCAAATACTACACAATGGAAAATCCAAAGACTTTTTTCTAACCGTGGCAAATATTCCAAAGAATATTCAAGACAGTATAAAATAAGTACCTGCCGTCATTTCAGATTTTACCATGATCGACGTAACATTATACAATATTTCGGAAGATTATTGGCCAACGCATCGTCATGATCCCTACGTCTCGTCTGCCTTAAGTGACTTAGCTGAGGATGAGGTTTTGGAATATCTAACCATGGTGGATTCTATAGTAACAGAATTAACATAGGTTGAGCCTCTCCGTTAATGGTCAAGTCCACTTTGGGACCACGGTTCGGTTAAGCCAGTGCTGGTAGCTCTTATGGGGTTGACCAGTTGGCACTaccaccaatatcacatacaatggACTGATGGTCCAACCGCTATGGTCTTGGCTTTGAAAGTGGACTCTATAAGGTACCTCATTGACCAAGACATGATGTAACATGGCTACTACCTTGCCACATTACAAGACAGATTATCATTACACACAATACATCAGAGAAGGTTGCAGTGAACTGAAATTCCTTGTAGACCTAACTCGTTTTCTCATTCCTTCTTCTCTTGGACCAAGGGAAGAGAAGGACCGTCGTAGTACGAGCTAGAATAAGGGTGGAAGAGCAGTTCTCTGCAAGATTATCTCAAAATAATCTAAACAACTATTTGGGAAGGCTCCATTAGCTGTCTTGCACATTATTCCTTCCTTCGGCACCAGAGTAACCACCAGTCCCTCTAGAACAGAAGGATTGTTTTGAGCATCATCTCTGTGACACACCTTGACAACATACTGTAAGTAGAATGGCCTGCAAAGGTTTCCCAAACAGGCAACATCCATCACCAAAAGGTCGTAAGACCTTTTTTTTCCGTCGTtgatactgttttttttatttgacttttttttaattaaatatgagAAGGGGGTTACGCTGGAGATAAGTTAATGTTTTTTATAACGGTTCTTTGGTGCTTCTCCACAACCGGTCACATCACAATTGAGGCCTGAAGGTTTTTTACTGATGCCACCTAGGAGATCTGGAAGCTCATGTGTTATGGCCTTTTCGATCTTCTCCAGGAAGCAGCCACCCATGTAGGAGCATTGTTGGGACAGAAGCTTGAAGCTTGTAATAGGGTTTACTCCAAAGAAATCTTTGTAGGCCTCGCGGTTGGGAAGATCAAATTTGCTGACGTTGGTTTTAGCCAAGATGGACTTGAAGATAAAAAATTTATCAGGATCTTCTAATATGTCCTTGAATACAAGTTCTCCATCACTAAAGAATGTCATCTTGTCCTTGTAGGTATGAAGGTATCGGTCAACCAGCAATGCATGAATACGGACTCTGATAGCATGCTGACGAATAAAGGCTATTTTGTTTTCAAGTCGGTTCTCGATGACTTGAGTAAGATCTTCCAGTAGGGAAATTTCTTCCTTAAGGAATAATTCTTTGTGTGTTTCGGGATGATAGTCTTCTGGCCAAAAAGAGCTAACATAGACTCTAGGTGGCTCGGTAACATTGATAAGAGGTGCCAAACTCCAGAAAAGAGCACCATATACCCTCATAAGTTCTTGGGTGGCCAAGCTATCGGCCTTGTTTAGGATGATGCGGATTTGAGACTCGCGTCCTTTCAGCTGCCTGAAGAGCATCTCCAACTCCAGACCCACGTCTAGTTTGGTTGGGTCAAATACAACGAAAATGAGATCAGCTCGGTCAATGAACCATTGGCATACATCATTGAATGGATAACCTGAGAAGGAAAATTAAGTCAATGAAGCTCAAGGGAATTTATGGTGCCACCTCGAGATTTCTTCTTCTCATACATACCTCTTTCTTGTTGTTTTCGGTTCTCAATGATACCAGGGGTATCCACAAATGTTACTCTTTCCAAAAGTTTATGAGGAATCTCAATGCCAATCAACTTCTCCAAAAAGTTCTGCCCAAATTTCTCTAGCGGAGAGAAGGAACGAGCGCTGTCAGCTGCCATCACGATGCCCTCAATGGTCTTCAACTTTGGACCATGCATAAGGACGGTAAATTCAGAAGTTGTGGGTTCAGCACCTACAAAGAGTTAGTAAGATGAGCACAATCTTTATAATGGAAGGATCGTCATGAAAAATGTATGTATGTTCTGAAAATGACTCCATCGTTACCTGTATACAATTGATGGGGGGTTTCATCCAACCCCAAGAGGTAGTTGATCATGGTGGACTTGCCAACACTCCACGGTCCCaaaaacaacaccattggtttagaTGTGATCTCTCCatctataataataattaaaaaattacaTTAAATTTTTATTATGGATTTTGTcatcaaaataaagaacaaaagaaGAAGATTAGGAAGACAAAGAGACGGAAGAGAAGGAGAAGAGGGAGTAATTAGCCAATAAAGCCGATGCGAAAAGATGTGCAttagatttttttaaaatactCGAGAGGTTTTTGAAAACTGATTATCTAGTCAGATAGGTTTGTTGACTGCACTGTTGAGGTCAATATAGTGTTAATAaatagacttaaaggggttgtccactttggcCAATTACTTTATagcataaaaatcctttttttgatAAACCCTGTAGCTTAAACACCCATCAATCAGCTGCAATATATAGAAGAAACTGGTCGGAAGATGGCAATTCCCCCCACAACAGCGCCACCACAGGCAAAATTAAGTATTGCAGAGTTTCTATTGAAAACTATTAGATGTGAGAGGATGAAAATACATTTTCTGCATTATAATATAAGTTAAATTAAATATTTATCACAATACACATTCAATAGATTATACCAATACCCCAAGCTGACTGCAGTTCACATTACAACCACTGGGCGGCCACATACATAAACTTATAGCATAAATGTCTCCCGACAGAGTATCATAAAATtatgtttttgcctttttttcaaaGCGGATCATCTTGCACCACGCGTTTTGGGATTTGTCGACACAGAACAGATTCATTTCAAAGCACTTTAGTATTCCAACACAATTTTCCAAATGCCAGACCAATACGGTCCATTCTCCCCATCCAATCATGGAGCCCTGCTTCTCCTTGTATAATGTCCATTCATCGGTACATAATATTTTCAACCTGCATAAAGCAATATATTAGTGGCGTATTAGTGGTGTGGCGGTCATACATTACACGGCTTGTCAGAAGCTGGCGGATGAGTATGCAGGTGGGATGAATTCAGGCCTGTGTTATAGGAAGCAGACACGCAAGCTGAAAAGGCCAGGCAGGACACAGGCTCCTTAGGCAGTTCTACCCACCTGCGGCCGAGTCAGCAAGGCTACGTCCATGATAAGCTGTTAGCAGATGGGAGGGAAACGAAATGTCAACATTTAATCACAAGACAAGGGAAAGCTGGGCCCTATGGCAGATGCAAGTGGGAGGCATGGAGGACACGGTGCAGCGCTATCATCCAGTGCAATAAAAACTAATTAACCTTATCCTCATAGTAAATATAGTTTAAAATCAATAGGACTTGTCTCTGACTAGTGTTAAAGTATttttcaccactagggggagctaaaggGCTAACTACATACAGTTTGTACATCTCAGTATGCAAGAAGCTccaaagctccccctagtggtggaacaGAAAGTCAGAATTTGTATCATTTATCTGCTTCTATGCAGGGGATTTTTAGAACTTTGCAAAAAGAAGAGCTCAGATTActttaaagatatattaaaaaaaataaggtCTAAATGAGATCTTCAGCAGCTCTGGGAATTTGTAAGGAGTCTCTGCTGATAAACACCAATGTTATGTTCTTCTAACATGTCTCTATGGATTCTCAGAAAGTTAAAAAGGGTCAGATTCCAAAATTTGTAACCTTCTTCATCAGTTCTTGCATAGCAGAGGGGCCTTTGGGTGTCCCACGGCACCAGGACCCAGAAGTGACTGCTACTTTTGCACCCCCTATATCTATGCCACTGGTTACATGCAATCAtatgcatttaaaggggttgttcaggtttAGGGTATCGATGGCCTAtctttagaataggtcatcaatttcAGATGAGGATGGGTGGTCCGGAGgagccagaacagcacagctctgcATACCATATAATGGTCATTGCCAAAAAAATGCAGCTCAACTGCTATTCACTTGAATAGGAACCAAACTGCATTTCTCGCTAATGGCAACTACACAGTGTACACGGTTGTGCTGTTTCGCTGCCATTCTGCTGCCTCCGGCGCTGAAAGCAGCTGATCGATGGGGCCGTCAATATCACAAacatggaaaacccttttaagtatCCAAGGGGCAATATGGAAACATGCAGTCATGCAAATTTGGGGTGCCAGGTGCTTATAGGGGCAGTCCTATTCTCTCTCTGAGCATTCTGGTAGGGGGAATAACTATGTAGCTGATGAAATTTGTCCACATCCCCCTCCCCCATATACAGTCCCCGATACGTAGTACATAGTTGTTTCCCAATATATATATAGAGGGTCATTGCATGTGGTTAGACGCTATTAATCAGTGCAGTTTCTTAGCACAATATACTGTTAGTTTGATCAATGTATGTaaaattaaaaatttaaaggggtgttcCATAAAATATGCCATAAATACCTGGTAGGTGTAGGTCCCTTCTCTGGACTTGCACCTATCTTAAAAATGGAACCTTGCAAGTGGAACGGTGTCTGTCATGCCTGTCTCTTTCTATTCACTTTGGAAAATAGTTGTGCACGCTTGCATTGCTGTTTTTGAAACTCTTAATTGAAGTGTATGGAGAGAGTCGCGCATGCGCAGCCACCTTTCCGTTTACAGAAGTATAAGATGGAGCTACAGTCTCAAGGTGGAGGTCCCAGAGGTAGGAATACCCCAAAACAGAAAAAATTTAACACCATAGTTACTACTCAGTGGTCCCTAACAGAGTTTTCTTTTAATAACTCACCCATTTGATGAGCTATCAGCCATTAAACTTACTTATATGCATGGTATTAATTGCATATGATTGAGGGGGTCAAAATGTAGGTGTCCGTTAAAGAAACCttaagataacccctttaaagagaacctgtcatttcCCATAAATGTCTCATCTTTTTACCTGGtgaaaatgccgctgttctcctgaatccggcgttgttttcctTTTGTTGCTGTGCCttaccattcctgagatatggcctccttttCCCTATATGTAATAATAGTCTTTTATCTAATTGGGCGTGGCCTTCAAGACGACGCCCATAGAGAAAAGCTAGAGACCACGCCCACTTAGCGCAGAAGACTAGATTTAGATGAAAGGAaaaagaggccatatctcaggaacagagaggagcaggaacaaaagaaaaacatcgccggattcaggagaagagcagcatttacaccaggttaaaaGAAATACGTATTTTTAGCAAATGATAGAACCCCTTTAAGATGTGAATGGATCCTTCAATGTCCCTATTACGATAGAAATAACACCTTTGGGATAGAGGCTGAAGATGTACTTGTGAGACCATGGCTGCAATCATAGAAGCCATTAATCTAGAACTTAGAGTTCCGCTTTCAATGATGGTTCATAGATCCCAAAAGGATCACCTGGATCTCTTGTTTTGGAGTTCCTACATTTACCCTGGTGCTTCCTATCTGTCTCCTGTCAGGGATATTCATGGCACACTCCTATCACCCCGCTCACCTGTGATCTCATACTGTCTCAGCTCGTTGTATTTATAGGACAGTTCCAGGGGTTTGATAGAAGAGTGGTAGATTTTCCTGAGTCTCTGCAGTGCCACTGGAAAAGAGGAGACACAGAGCAGTGAGAAGCGAGGACAAGCAAGTAATGGGGCTTCTGCTGAGAGGTTGCTATGGGCTGTATGATGGGGAAGCCTCGCCTTCGTTGGTACCATCCACTGATGTACTAGGTAGTGAGAGCATAGACATTACTCCCTTCCTCCTGGGGTATTTGGCCAAAATCCTTATGGAAAGGGTGACCCACCATTACTGAGAATTGTGGTCTTGTACAAGGAGTGGCACAATTTACTATCTGGAACGTGGGAACTAATTTAGCACAGGAGCCGTATTCTTAGGATTGGTGGGGGTCCCAATTTCCAGACCCCCACTAATCATATTTTTTGATCAGCATACAGCTCCTTGGGAGCAAAAATGTGCAAATGTGCCCACCACTCTCAGACGGTGAATGAAAGGGTGATCATACAGCTCTTTTCATATATTAAATGCATGACTGTTGGGAAAACTCTGAATCCAAAAATTGGGATTCCAAAGTTTCCCTATGTGAATGGTGTGGTGATCCTTAAAGCGAACTACCACTTCATTTCACAGTCCGGTCACTGATGAATGTTGTTTTTAGGACCAATTTATATTATAAGGGGATTGTTTTTTGGCCCATTTTTTAGGGCATACACAGTCAGAACGAGAGAAAGATTAAAGACCCCAatattttggatcttggattttgctCTGTGTAATGTAGCCCAATATTACAAATATGTGGCTACCTGAATAATCATCTGCCGGTTTCTCTTCTGTGAGCTTTAAGGTGCTGTCTATGTGGCTCCGGTCCCTTCTCGGGAATTCTTCCACATCTTCTTCCACGTCATCTATAAGAAAGAAATGAATGGTGAATAAGTCATCAAGTCAACAGAAATCGCTACATAAGGCAGGACAGAGGATATCATTTGGTTACATGAACCCGTACATATTAGGAAATGCTGTCAGGAAGCAATTTATAGCCATAGAGGGGTATGTCTAGGGGTAGTcttggggcatgtgccccgggtggtGCGGCATGCAGAGGCGACAAGGGCATCAAGTAGGGGGAGGTTTAGGTCCAGACCTCCATCCTGTGGTGTGACCTTAAATAGGAGCTGTCGCATAATTGTTTTTCATAAATCAGTCATACACATGAAaacaagaaactttgtaatatttctTATTAGAGAAACccatttctttctcctcctggactgatctttcactctcaaaatactcaattcatgggtaaaatccgtcttcagtgaatacagatggtCCCATTACTGAGCTAGGAGGTGACAGTGATTAGCGCGCATAAAGTTCTAAGGAGAACTGCAAGTGATGTTtttggagaacttgcagcagaatgtctgcatcAACTTTACCGTAATCACCACATTCTATACCCCATTAACTTCTCAAGATCAGACCACCCTAAAGTCTGATATCACAGTGAAGTCAGGTTCCTCAAGAGTCCACGAGGTTAACAACAAGCTTTGGTACTACATGGAACCCAATACTAGAATAGATCATACATCTCTTAAAGAAGACCCCTTAGAAGAAGGTATCTAAGCCCCTTTGATATCTTTTTTTATTCTGTGTTGTCAAAGTTTGACCCAGGAGAATCACACCTTGAACCATGTCCCTACAAGAATACTTCTTGCCCTGTTCCTTAGCAGATCAACTGTTAAAAGGTTAATTTAATTAGATATCTAAAAGTAAAAGCAATGAATCGGAAAAGCTCAACTGGTTTATGTGTAAAAAGAGCGATAAGATTCAGAAACGTAATTTGCTGGTGAAGGTCCAGTAAGATTATTGGAATGTCTACCTTTTAGTCTTGTTGATTCAGACTTTGGAGTTTGCTTCTCGGATTGTTTAGTAGATAACGTTTCTGTATTTTCATCCAGAAATCTTTTCTCATCAGTCTCTGATTCACCAGCTTCTGCTTTGTCTTCTGAAACCTTTTCTTGTATATTCACTTCTGTATTTGATATTTCTCCTTCTGTTTCCTCTGATAGAGTCTCTGTGTTCCCATCAACATTTGtatcttctttcttttcttctgaAGGTTCTCCTCTATTTATAACACCATCAGCATCTATCTGTGATTCTTCAGCATCTTCTGGCTCTTCTTCTAAAAGTTCTCCTTCATTCACGTGAGTCTCAGCCTCTTCCTCTAGTTCTTCTTCCTCGTATTGTTGTCCTTTAGAAGAATCAGCCTCATTTTTGTCAGTTTCAGCATCTACCTCTTGGTCTTCagattcttcttcctc harbors:
- the SRL gene encoding sarcalumenin isoform X3 yields the protein MRGPGLFCCLVALLLFVGADDVEEDVEEFPRRDRSHIDSTLKLTEEKPADDYSVALQRLRKIYHSSIKPLELSYKYNELRQYEITDGEITSKPMVLFLGPWSVGKSTMINYLLGLDETPHQLYTGAEPTTSEFTVLMHGPKLKTIEGIVMAADSARSFSPLEKFGQNFLEKLIGIEIPHKLLERVTFVDTPGIIENRKQQERGYPFNDVCQWFIDRADLIFVVFDPTKLDVGLELEMLFRQLKGRESQIRIILNKADSLATQELMRVYGALFWSLAPLINVTEPPRVYVSSFWPEDYHPETHKELFLKEEISLLEDLTQVIENRLENKIAFIRQHAIRVRIHALLVDRYLHTYKDKMTFFSDGELVFKDILEDPDKFFIFKSILAKTNVSKFDLPNREAYKDFFGVNPITSFKLLSQQCSYMGGCFLEKIEKAITHELPDLLGGISKKPSGLNCDVTGCGEAPKNRYKKH
- the SRL gene encoding sarcalumenin isoform X2, which produces MRGPGLFCCLVALLLFVGAEFQVSSPDVSEDVGPLADGQTGAVDTSLDDKSLYVDHVHREKNLLFSYNEGLEAETHEIKQQDCGLTGERQEKQNITPGTSLCDPVEIEEDGGKEHDVEEGQDATMDKEPEQVVIDDVENEGIIQEVVPETENEAAEDFPGTAVESRPIETKLFLEVKEETDGGSEDGVTDVAEEENTEKLDTEEEEHDELHDNSGLHEPEEEQELAVEPKLDAKTDANVGDSSEDEEEVGEPEVDAETDVNGDGSLNEEHEEDEEPEVVAGTDKNEEQHEEDEEPGVDAESDGNGGASLEEEEEESEDQEVDAETDKNEADSSKGQQYEEEELEEEAETHVNEGELLEEEPEDAEESQIDADGVINRGEPSEEKKEDTNVDGNTETLSEETEGEISNTEVNIQEKVSEDKAEAGESETDEKRFLDENTETLSTKQSEKQTPKSESTRLKDDVEEDVEEFPRRDRSHIDSTLKLTEEKPADDYSVALQRLRKIYHSSIKPLELSYKYNELRQYEITDGEITSKPMVLFLGPWSVGKSTMINYLLGLDETPHQLYTGAEPTTSEFTVLMHGPKLKTIEGIVMAADSARSFSPLEKFGQNFLEKLIGIEIPHKLLERVTFVDTPGIIENRKQQERGYPFNDVCQWFIDRADLIFVVFDPTKLDVGLELEMLFRQLKGRESQIRIILNKADSLATQELMRVYGALFWSLAPLINVTEPPRVYVSSFWPEDYHPETHKELFLKEEISLLEDLTQVIENRLENKIAFIRQHAIRVRIHALLVDRYLHTYKDKMTFFSDGELVFKDILEDPDKFFIFKSILAKTNVSKFDLPNREAYKDFFGVNPITSFKLLSQQCSYMGGCFLEKIEKAITHELPDLLGGISKKPSGLNCDVTGCGEAPKNRYKKH
- the SRL gene encoding sarcalumenin isoform X1, with the protein product MRGPGLFCCLVALLLFVGAEFQVSSPDVSEDVGPLADGQTGAVDTSLDDKSLYVDHVHREKNLLFSYNEGLEAETHEIKQQDCGLTGERQEKQNITPGTSLCDPVEIEEDGGKEHDVEEGQDATMDKEPEQVVIDDVENEGIIQEVVPETENEAAEDFPGTAVESRPIETKLFLEVKEETDGGSEDGVTDVAEEENTEKLDTEEEEHDELHDNSGLHEPEEEQELAVEPKLDAKTDANVGDSSEDEEEVGEPEVDAETDVNGDGSLNEEHEEDEEPEVVAGTDKNEEQHEEDEEPGVDAESDGNGGASLEEEEEESEDQEVDAETDKNEADSSKGQQYEEEELEEEAETHVNEGELLEEEPEDAEESQIDADGVINRGEPSEEKKEDTNVDGNTETLSEETEGEISNTEVNIQEKVSEDKAEAGESETDEKRFLDENTETLSTKQSEKQTPKSESTRLKDDVEEDVEEFPRRDRSHIDSTLKLTEEKPADDYSVALQRLRKIYHSSIKPLELSYKYNELRQYEITAYHGRSLADSAADGEITSKPMVLFLGPWSVGKSTMINYLLGLDETPHQLYTGAEPTTSEFTVLMHGPKLKTIEGIVMAADSARSFSPLEKFGQNFLEKLIGIEIPHKLLERVTFVDTPGIIENRKQQERGYPFNDVCQWFIDRADLIFVVFDPTKLDVGLELEMLFRQLKGRESQIRIILNKADSLATQELMRVYGALFWSLAPLINVTEPPRVYVSSFWPEDYHPETHKELFLKEEISLLEDLTQVIENRLENKIAFIRQHAIRVRIHALLVDRYLHTYKDKMTFFSDGELVFKDILEDPDKFFIFKSILAKTNVSKFDLPNREAYKDFFGVNPITSFKLLSQQCSYMGGCFLEKIEKAITHELPDLLGGISKKPSGLNCDVTGCGEAPKNRYKKH